A single window of Fodinicurvata sp. EGI_FJ10296 DNA harbors:
- a CDS encoding STAS domain-containing protein, with protein MPSSQPGPQGKLIMDITEHQLGTGVVLEPQGRIDSSTSKSFEERLMQALDRGPTAVIVDLSNVEYVSSAGLRVLLVAAKKIKSAGNQLILCGLSSHIREVFDISGFSAIFVIVGGLDDAKQKAGL; from the coding sequence ATGCCCTCCTCCCAACCAGGCCCGCAAGGTAAGCTAATTATGGACATCACCGAACATCAGCTCGGCACCGGCGTCGTATTGGAGCCGCAAGGCCGGATCGACAGCAGCACCTCAAAATCTTTCGAGGAGCGCCTGATGCAAGCGCTCGACCGTGGGCCGACGGCGGTCATCGTCGATCTGTCCAATGTCGAGTACGTCAGCAGCGCCGGCCTGAGGGTGCTTCTTGTCGCCGCAAAGAAGATAAAATCCGCTGGAAACCAATTGATCTTGTGCGGCTTGTCGTCCCATATTCGCGAAGTCTTCGACATAAGCGGCTTTTCCGCAATTTTCGTTATCGTTGGCGGACTTGACGATGCGAAGCAGAAAGCCGGCCTCTGA
- a CDS encoding ATP-binding protein: protein MTDGLTLTLKNSLDEIPKLADAIEVFAEENDVPMATCLHVTLALDELVTNVISYGYDGGAKGDRDIVVELGVKDGELTVALEDDGCAFDPTSMPPPDIDADLEDRAIGGLGIHFVRNFMDSVDYNRTNGYNRLMMRKSLNNQQDSA from the coding sequence ATGACCGACGGGCTCACCTTGACCCTGAAGAACTCGCTGGACGAGATTCCAAAGCTGGCCGACGCGATCGAGGTCTTCGCGGAGGAAAACGACGTGCCCATGGCAACCTGCCTGCACGTCACACTCGCGCTGGACGAACTCGTCACCAACGTCATCTCCTATGGCTATGACGGCGGCGCAAAGGGCGACCGGGATATCGTCGTCGAACTTGGGGTGAAGGATGGCGAACTGACGGTGGCACTGGAAGACGATGGATGTGCTTTCGACCCCACGTCGATGCCGCCACCCGATATTGACGCCGATCTCGAAGACCGGGCAATCGGCGGTCTCGGCATACACTTCGTCAGGAACTTCATGGACTCGGTCGATTACAATCGGACGAACGGATACAATCGGTTGATGATGCGCAAATCACTGAACAACCAGCAGGATTCGGCATGA